The following are from one region of the Arthrobacter sp. TMP15 genome:
- a CDS encoding zinc-dependent metalloprotease: protein MSSTPANNDDETPKDPLQEMLAKLLGGEGMEGFDPAELAKAAGLPSDPNMLAQMFSQVQNMMSGSSDAAVNWDLAHDAARKAAAGDDPSVTEAQQREVDSALRLAEMWLDPFTELAATGIIGRAWSRAEWVEETLGTWQRLTEPVANSIAFAISKAMNEQLPEEMKSMMGDASSMMQNMGGALFGLQLGQAVGALAKEVVGSTDIGIPLADLQMALLPANVKAFGEGLEVPEEEIRLFLALREAAHARLFVQVPWLRGHLLGAIESYARGIHIDMSRIEDLAQNLDPANPEAMQAALSEGVFMPARTPEQDTALAKLETALALVEGWVDELTFDAAANLPSAAAIRETIRRRRATGGPAEHAFGSLVGLELRPRRLREAAALWSSLKEQRGIAGRDAIWAHPDLLPTSADLDDAAGFSARREAADASESDVDAALAKLLDGGFESIGTDSDAPDPKDGTDPEDTETDQ from the coding sequence ATGTCTTCCACACCAGCCAATAACGACGACGAAACCCCGAAGGATCCCCTTCAGGAAATGCTCGCCAAGCTTTTAGGCGGCGAAGGCATGGAGGGTTTTGATCCTGCAGAGCTGGCCAAGGCTGCGGGTTTACCCTCAGATCCGAACATGCTGGCCCAAATGTTCTCTCAAGTTCAGAACATGATGAGCGGGTCCTCGGATGCTGCCGTGAACTGGGATCTTGCCCACGATGCGGCCAGGAAGGCAGCCGCGGGCGACGATCCTTCTGTGACAGAAGCCCAGCAACGCGAAGTGGATTCTGCGCTACGCCTTGCCGAGATGTGGCTTGATCCGTTCACCGAGCTTGCCGCCACTGGCATTATTGGGCGTGCATGGTCACGTGCAGAATGGGTTGAAGAAACGCTGGGCACCTGGCAACGGTTGACCGAACCGGTGGCGAACAGCATCGCTTTTGCCATCTCTAAAGCCATGAATGAGCAGCTTCCCGAAGAAATGAAGTCGATGATGGGCGATGCTTCCTCCATGATGCAAAACATGGGCGGTGCGCTGTTTGGTTTGCAGCTTGGTCAGGCCGTTGGCGCCCTGGCTAAGGAAGTGGTGGGCTCCACCGACATCGGTATCCCGCTGGCAGACTTGCAGATGGCGCTGCTGCCTGCCAACGTCAAGGCTTTTGGTGAAGGACTTGAAGTACCCGAAGAGGAAATTCGTCTATTCCTTGCCCTACGGGAGGCAGCACATGCTCGATTGTTCGTTCAGGTTCCGTGGCTGCGGGGACACTTATTAGGCGCTATTGAATCGTATGCCCGCGGTATCCATATTGATATGTCACGGATCGAAGATCTAGCTCAGAATCTCGATCCCGCCAACCCGGAAGCCATGCAGGCTGCCCTCTCCGAAGGGGTATTTATGCCTGCGCGCACACCGGAGCAGGATACGGCGTTGGCAAAATTGGAAACAGCACTTGCCCTTGTTGAAGGGTGGGTTGACGAGCTGACATTTGATGCGGCGGCCAATTTGCCTTCCGCTGCCGCAATCCGTGAAACCATCCGCCGCCGCAGGGCAACCGGCGGGCCGGCCGAACACGCCTTTGGCTCACTTGTTGGCTTGGAACTTCGCCCACGGCGACTCCGGGAAGCAGCTGCCCTGTGGTCCTCGCTGAAGGAACAGCGTGGCATCGCCGGCCGTGACGCCATCTGGGCCCACCCCGATTTGCTCCCGACTTCCGCTGATCTGGATGACGCAGCGGGTTTTAGTGCCAGACGCGAAGCCGCAGACGCCTCCGAATCTGACGTGGATGCCGCTTTGGCCAAGCTTCTGGACGGCGGATTTGAGAGCATCGGAACCGACTCCGACGCTCCTGATCCCAAGGACGGCACGGACCCAGAGGATACAGAAACGGACCAGTAG
- a CDS encoding S16 family serine protease, translating to MSQENSKTATPPNPVRDRRFSVMVVSGVLSVVLGVAAMTIPVPYVIESPGPAINTIGEMNGKPIITVTGHESFPASSGSLDLTTVRVSGGLPDSQINFFDAMQAWLTPAHTLYPAELLYAPGISQEAVNNENSAAMAGSQENATAAALNALDIGFESSLAVNSVPGDGAAAGILKPDDVLLTINDKKVTDLKVIQDVLAQGKGAPVEVVIRRGETETPLSVTPKLGDAGKYLLGIALQNKFTFPFDVKISLENIGGPSAGMIFALGIMDNLTPGELTGGKQFAGTGTIDSKGDVGAIGGIAQKMVGARTSGADYFLAPSANCEDVVGHIPKGLQVIKVSTLKEAYDAVSVIGSGQDGSALPTCK from the coding sequence TTGAGCCAGGAAAATTCAAAAACGGCGACGCCGCCAAACCCTGTCCGCGACCGCCGATTCTCTGTGATGGTAGTTTCAGGTGTCCTCTCGGTAGTCCTTGGTGTAGCGGCCATGACGATTCCTGTCCCTTATGTGATTGAGTCTCCCGGACCAGCCATCAACACCATTGGTGAGATGAACGGGAAGCCGATTATTACTGTCACAGGTCATGAGAGCTTCCCGGCAAGCAGCGGCAGCCTGGATCTCACCACTGTGCGCGTGAGCGGTGGACTACCTGACAGCCAAATCAACTTCTTTGATGCTATGCAGGCGTGGCTGACCCCGGCGCACACCCTCTATCCAGCTGAACTGCTTTATGCACCCGGCATCAGTCAAGAAGCAGTAAATAACGAGAACTCCGCAGCCATGGCAGGCTCTCAAGAAAACGCCACCGCCGCAGCGCTGAACGCGTTGGACATCGGCTTCGAGTCGAGCTTGGCAGTTAACTCCGTTCCCGGCGACGGTGCCGCGGCAGGGATTTTGAAGCCCGACGACGTTCTCCTGACGATCAACGATAAAAAAGTGACGGATCTAAAGGTCATCCAAGATGTTCTGGCGCAGGGCAAAGGTGCACCGGTGGAGGTTGTGATCCGTCGTGGTGAGACTGAGACGCCGCTTTCAGTGACGCCAAAACTAGGAGATGCAGGCAAGTATCTTCTGGGGATTGCCCTGCAAAATAAGTTCACGTTCCCTTTCGATGTAAAGATCTCACTTGAGAACATTGGTGGCCCTAGCGCTGGCATGATTTTTGCTCTTGGCATTATGGACAACTTGACGCCAGGTGAACTCACGGGCGGTAAACAATTTGCTGGCACCGGGACCATCGACTCAAAGGGTGACGTCGGTGCCATTGGTGGGATCGCCCAAAAGATGGTTGGGGCACGCACTAGCGGTGCTGATTACTTCTTGGCGCCCAGCGCAAACTGTGAAGACGTAGTAGGGCACATCCCAAAAGGGCTTCAGGTCATCAAAGTCAGTACACTCAAAGAAGCTTATGATGCTGTTTCTGTGATTGGCTCCGGTCAGGATGGATCCGCTCTGCCAACGTGCAAATAA
- a CDS encoding M48 family metallopeptidase, with amino-acid sequence MGDSFSLYKLSNGEPVLVRRTARRKNGLAAFWEAGQAVIAVPARLTLEDEHYWVPHMVAKLERGAQLQAGQRRAPANDDALMERSLMLSGKYLGSAAVPESVRWVLNQNDRWGSATPARKSIRISHHVQGMPEWVLDYVLLHELAHLIHANHSAEFWAELASYPQLERARAFLDGASFSAARNIRSMDPSPEDPSPEDQREADAG; translated from the coding sequence ATGGGTGACTCATTTTCGCTTTACAAGCTCAGTAACGGGGAGCCTGTTCTTGTGAGACGAACAGCGAGACGCAAGAACGGCTTGGCTGCTTTCTGGGAGGCTGGCCAGGCGGTGATTGCCGTACCTGCGAGATTAACTCTGGAAGATGAGCATTATTGGGTGCCGCATATGGTTGCGAAACTTGAACGTGGTGCACAGTTGCAGGCAGGACAGCGCAGAGCACCCGCAAACGATGATGCCCTCATGGAACGCAGCCTGATGTTGTCAGGGAAATATCTGGGTTCGGCTGCAGTTCCGGAATCCGTGCGGTGGGTGCTCAATCAAAATGACCGGTGGGGTTCGGCAACGCCTGCCCGCAAATCAATTAGAATTTCCCACCATGTGCAGGGCATGCCTGAATGGGTGCTGGATTACGTGCTGCTGCACGAACTGGCCCATTTGATTCATGCCAATCACAGTGCAGAATTCTGGGCTGAGTTGGCCAGCTACCCCCAACTTGAGAGGGCCAGAGCATTCCTCGATGGTGCGTCCTTTTCAGCGGCAAGAAACATCAGAAGCATGGACCCCAGCCCCGAGGACCCCAGCCCCGAGGACCAGCGTGAGGCAGACGCGGGTTGA
- the cls gene encoding cardiolipin synthase, with amino-acid sequence MSINPEALAWLLLAGHVILGAIAVAYISARRRPATAIAWMLMIIFVPYLGIVAFMMVGFSRLPKSRRDKQKFVNELILERTEGLDQLSHREDWPQGLAGLVTLNSTLGALPMVGGNDVELLPDYHGSIAAMAQAIDQAESYVHVEFYILVFDSATEPFFEALEQAIGRGVTVRVLSDHLASLMNPRRRETLARLSAMGAQYQAMLPLRPWKGHWQRIDLRNHRKLLVVDGIVGFAGSQNLVHQSYNKKKNIARGLRWHELMMRVHGPAVRELDAVFVTDWFSETDDLLVLDTSPVVLDPAVHRVDMQVVPSGPSFENDNSLKLFVAMIQQATERVSITSPYFVPEDSVLLAIITAAGRGLSVELFVSEIGDQAMVYHAQRSYYEALLRAGVKIYLYRAPEVLHSKHFSIDSDVAVIGSSNMDVRSFSLNMEISVLIHSESFVQGLRVIEDGYRANSRELELQDWIKRPGMEKFWDSAARLTSNLQ; translated from the coding sequence GTGTCAATAAATCCGGAGGCCCTTGCATGGCTGCTGCTGGCAGGGCACGTCATCCTCGGCGCGATCGCTGTGGCGTATATTTCCGCTCGACGCCGCCCGGCCACAGCCATCGCCTGGATGCTCATGATCATTTTTGTGCCGTATCTAGGGATCGTGGCGTTCATGATGGTGGGCTTTTCGCGCCTGCCCAAGTCTCGTCGGGACAAACAAAAGTTTGTCAACGAGCTCATTTTGGAGCGCACCGAGGGTCTAGACCAGCTCAGCCACAGGGAGGACTGGCCCCAAGGTTTGGCGGGGCTCGTTACCCTCAACAGCACCCTTGGCGCGTTGCCTATGGTTGGTGGCAACGACGTGGAACTGCTGCCCGATTATCACGGCTCCATTGCTGCCATGGCGCAGGCGATTGATCAGGCCGAGAGCTATGTTCATGTGGAGTTCTATATTTTGGTTTTTGATTCGGCCACAGAACCGTTCTTTGAAGCGTTGGAGCAGGCTATTGGCCGTGGGGTTACGGTGCGGGTGCTCTCGGATCATCTGGCCTCGCTGATGAATCCTCGACGCAGGGAAACTCTTGCACGGTTGTCCGCTATGGGGGCGCAATATCAGGCCATGCTGCCGCTGCGCCCGTGGAAGGGTCATTGGCAGCGCATTGACCTGCGTAATCACCGCAAACTGCTCGTTGTTGACGGCATAGTTGGTTTCGCCGGTTCTCAAAACCTTGTGCACCAGAGCTATAACAAGAAGAAGAATATTGCCCGCGGGTTGCGATGGCATGAGTTGATGATGCGGGTTCACGGTCCCGCGGTTAGGGAGCTTGACGCCGTTTTTGTCACCGATTGGTTTAGCGAGACAGATGATTTGTTGGTCCTTGACACCTCACCTGTGGTGCTGGATCCTGCCGTTCACAGGGTGGATATGCAGGTTGTGCCCAGCGGTCCCAGCTTTGAAAATGATAATAGTCTGAAACTCTTTGTTGCCATGATCCAACAGGCCACCGAGCGGGTAAGCATTACCAGTCCCTATTTTGTGCCGGAGGATTCAGTTCTGCTGGCGATCATTACAGCCGCTGGGCGCGGGCTCTCGGTTGAATTGTTTGTGTCTGAGATTGGAGATCAAGCCATGGTCTACCACGCACAGCGCTCCTATTACGAGGCACTGCTGCGAGCAGGGGTCAAAATTTATCTGTACAGGGCGCCGGAAGTTCTGCACTCCAAGCACTTCAGCATTGACTCCGACGTTGCCGTCATTGGCTCGTCCAATATGGATGTGCGGTCCTTCTCCTTGAACATGGAAATCTCCGTGTTGATCCACAGTGAATCCTTTGTCCAGGGGTTGCGTGTCATTGAGGACGGGTACCGCGCCAACAGCCGGGAGTTAGAACTTCAGGATTGGATCAAGCGGCCTGGCATGGAGAAATTTTGGGACAGCGCGGCAAGGTTAACCTCCAACCTCCAGTAA
- a CDS encoding UPF0182 family protein gives MPTIIVVAVLIVAVLIFSGIYTDLLWFNQIGFSEVFWTERIAKLLIFIAGFLIMAVGVFFSIRAAYKARPVYAPDNAREDNLGRYQAQLEPIRRVVMVGVPIVFGLFAGTAAMAQWEKVMLFVYRVPFGSQDPEFGLDISFYTNTLPFLGFLAGMLISVTVISFIAGLLTHYLYGAIRLTERGIFTSRAAQIHIAILAGVFLLLLAANFWLGRYGTLQDNSGYRSGALFTDVNAVIPTKAILAAAAVIVAILFIIAAFMGKWKLPLIGTGMLVVTAIVAGGLYPWAVQEWQVKPSQGNLEAQFIDRNIEMTRQAYGLADIQVTPYNATTTAEAGALRQDADTAANIRLLDPNLLSATFRELQQYRPYYEFPKTLNVDRYTIDGKVQDAVIALRELNPKGLNPAQQNWYNQHLVYTHGYGMVAAYGNTVTADGKPVFMQSGVPSEGKLGTDTSYQPRVYFGQSTTDYSLVGAPEGADPIELDRPQGTTESKKDDSVGAESLTTFTGDGGPSVGNLFNRIMYALKFQSTDLLLTNGVNNKSQILYDRTPEERVAKVAPYLTIDSNPYPAIVDGKVKWIVDGYTTSSYYPYSQQQQLQEATTDSLTANNGPAALPNASINYIRNSVKATVDAYDGSVDLFAWDTQDPILQAWQKVFPTSVKPLTEMTADVMSHVRYPEDIFKVQRELLGQYHVTDPDKFFKNTEAWSIPDDPTTAGTDKQPPYYLSLKMPGEEKTAFSLTTSFIPQEVAGTDSRNVLYGFMAANGDAGNVKGVKSPDYGKLQLLELPVDTQVPGPGQVQNTFQTDPTVSEQLNILTLGQSEVKNGNLLTLPVGGGLLYVQPVYLQSTGSTSYPTLQRVLVAFGNKIGYAATLDEALDQLFGGDSGAAAGDAGVDKSPGTTGGSADPNLPPSASNNAALAKALTDANTALKTGQAALAKGDFAAYGAAQKELEAAIAAAVAAEGAAATPAAPKATPEATTKATP, from the coding sequence ATGCCCACCATTATTGTGGTGGCCGTATTGATCGTTGCCGTGCTGATTTTCTCCGGGATATATACAGACCTGCTGTGGTTTAATCAGATCGGCTTTTCCGAAGTGTTCTGGACAGAGCGCATCGCAAAACTGCTGATTTTCATTGCAGGGTTCCTGATCATGGCCGTTGGAGTTTTCTTCTCCATCCGTGCCGCCTACAAGGCGCGACCTGTTTACGCCCCGGATAATGCACGTGAGGACAACCTGGGGCGGTACCAGGCACAGCTTGAGCCCATCCGCCGCGTTGTCATGGTGGGTGTGCCGATTGTCTTTGGTTTGTTTGCCGGTACTGCAGCCATGGCCCAGTGGGAAAAGGTGATGCTGTTCGTATACCGGGTTCCCTTTGGTTCACAAGACCCGGAATTTGGTTTGGACATCAGTTTCTACACCAACACTCTGCCGTTCCTTGGCTTCCTTGCAGGCATGCTGATCAGTGTCACGGTGATTTCTTTTATTGCCGGGTTGCTCACTCACTACCTGTACGGCGCTATCCGGCTGACCGAACGTGGGATCTTCACCTCACGTGCGGCCCAGATTCACATCGCTATTTTGGCCGGCGTGTTCCTTCTCCTGCTTGCTGCGAACTTCTGGCTGGGGCGCTACGGAACCCTGCAGGACAACAGCGGGTACCGTTCCGGGGCATTGTTCACGGACGTCAATGCAGTGATTCCAACGAAGGCCATCCTCGCGGCTGCGGCCGTGATTGTGGCGATTTTGTTCATCATTGCCGCATTCATGGGCAAGTGGAAACTGCCGTTGATCGGCACAGGCATGTTGGTGGTCACGGCCATTGTTGCTGGTGGTCTTTACCCATGGGCTGTTCAGGAATGGCAGGTGAAGCCGTCACAGGGAAACCTTGAGGCCCAATTTATTGATCGCAACATTGAGATGACGCGTCAGGCCTATGGTCTGGCGGATATACAGGTTACCCCCTATAACGCAACGACGACGGCGGAAGCTGGCGCCCTGCGTCAGGATGCCGACACAGCCGCCAACATTCGACTGCTTGACCCGAACCTGCTCTCGGCAACGTTCCGGGAGTTGCAGCAGTACCGCCCGTACTACGAGTTCCCCAAGACACTGAACGTTGACAGGTACACGATTGATGGGAAAGTCCAAGATGCGGTGATCGCTTTGCGCGAGTTGAACCCCAAGGGTCTTAACCCCGCACAGCAGAACTGGTACAACCAGCACCTGGTATACACGCACGGGTACGGAATGGTTGCCGCGTATGGCAACACGGTAACAGCCGATGGAAAGCCTGTATTTATGCAGTCAGGCGTGCCTTCGGAAGGTAAGTTGGGCACCGACACCAGCTACCAACCCCGTGTTTACTTTGGCCAGTCCACCACCGATTATTCCCTTGTGGGCGCTCCTGAAGGCGCGGACCCTATTGAGCTGGATCGCCCCCAAGGCACCACAGAGTCGAAAAAAGATGACAGTGTTGGCGCCGAATCACTGACAACGTTTACCGGAGACGGTGGCCCCAGTGTGGGGAACCTATTCAACCGCATCATGTATGCCTTGAAGTTCCAGTCAACCGATCTATTGCTGACAAACGGTGTCAACAATAAGTCACAGATCCTTTACGATCGCACCCCGGAGGAGCGCGTTGCCAAGGTTGCTCCGTACCTGACAATAGACAGCAACCCGTACCCGGCCATCGTGGATGGCAAAGTCAAGTGGATTGTTGATGGATACACCACCAGCTCTTACTACCCGTACTCGCAGCAACAGCAATTACAGGAAGCCACCACGGATTCGCTGACGGCCAACAACGGGCCGGCAGCACTGCCCAACGCGTCAATAAATTACATCCGCAACTCGGTCAAAGCCACAGTGGATGCCTATGACGGTTCGGTTGATTTGTTTGCGTGGGACACACAGGACCCGATCCTGCAGGCGTGGCAGAAAGTCTTCCCCACCAGCGTCAAACCACTGACAGAGATGACCGCAGACGTCATGTCTCACGTGCGCTACCCGGAAGACATCTTCAAGGTCCAGCGAGAACTGCTCGGTCAGTACCACGTGACAGATCCCGATAAATTCTTCAAAAACACCGAAGCGTGGAGCATCCCTGATGACCCCACAACTGCGGGTACGGATAAGCAGCCTCCGTATTACCTGTCCTTGAAAATGCCAGGGGAGGAAAAGACGGCCTTTTCACTAACAACCTCGTTCATTCCCCAAGAGGTTGCTGGCACCGACTCACGTAACGTGCTCTACGGCTTCATGGCTGCCAACGGTGACGCTGGCAATGTCAAGGGTGTCAAGAGCCCCGACTACGGCAAGCTGCAACTATTGGAGCTTCCGGTAGATACGCAGGTACCAGGACCGGGCCAGGTGCAAAACACGTTCCAGACGGATCCCACTGTCTCTGAACAGTTGAACATCCTGACCTTGGGACAATCTGAGGTCAAGAACGGTAACCTTCTGACCTTGCCTGTTGGTGGCGGTCTGCTCTACGTGCAGCCTGTTTACCTGCAGTCAACCGGTTCTACCTCCTACCCCACCTTGCAGCGTGTGCTTGTGGCGTTCGGTAACAAGATTGGCTACGCGGCCACACTTGATGAAGCTCTTGACCAGCTCTTTGGCGGTGACTCTGGTGCAGCTGCCGGGGACGCCGGCGTAGATAAGAGCCCGGGTACCACAGGTGGCTCCGCAGATCCGAATCTGCCTCCGTCGGCAAGTAATAATGCTGCTTTGGCCAAGGCCCTCACCGACGCCAATACGGCGTTGAAGACTGGCCAGGCGGCTCTGGCAAAGGGTGACTTTGCCGCTTACGGCGCGGCGCAGAAGGAGCTCGAGGCTGCCATCGCTGCTGCCGTCGCTGCCGAAGGCGCAGCAGCCACGCCTGCTGCCCCCAAGGCAACGCCTGAGGCGACAACGAAAGCAACACCTTAG
- a CDS encoding carbohydrate ABC transporter permease yields the protein MTISELRSAAASSGTGTTASKRKSNSGLEAKPPRTWRSYGIYIGLALIFAYCLAPFYWMLVSSLRRTSDIFDNTLLPAPFSLENYFKVFDGSTLFGQALLNSLIVATTTTVLALILGIFAAYAISRLNFPFKSLILGVIIATSMFPGISVVVPLLRLFTDIGWINTYQAMIVPNLSFAIPLAVWNLTTLMKSLPFDLEEAAMIDGCTKWQAFRRVLLPLAAPGVFTTAILTFIHSWNEFIIALSMINDPKVQTATVAISKFTGATEFQAPFGEQMAAGVIVTIPLVIMVLIFQRRIVEGLTAGANK from the coding sequence ATGACCATCTCCGAGCTGCGCAGCGCAGCCGCGTCCTCCGGCACCGGCACCACTGCCTCAAAGCGTAAAAGTAACAGCGGGCTTGAGGCGAAGCCTCCCCGCACATGGCGGTCCTATGGCATCTATATCGGTTTGGCGCTGATCTTTGCCTACTGCCTTGCCCCGTTTTATTGGATGTTGGTCTCTAGTCTGCGCCGTACCTCAGACATTTTCGATAACACACTGCTGCCAGCACCCTTTTCGCTTGAGAACTATTTTAAGGTTTTTGATGGTTCCACTCTTTTTGGCCAAGCCCTGCTGAACTCCTTGATCGTGGCCACAACCACAACAGTATTGGCACTGATCCTAGGTATTTTTGCCGCCTACGCCATTTCTCGACTGAATTTTCCGTTCAAATCTCTGATCCTTGGCGTGATTATTGCTACCTCAATGTTTCCGGGCATCTCTGTCGTTGTACCGCTTTTGCGTCTGTTCACGGACATCGGCTGGATCAATACTTACCAAGCAATGATTGTCCCGAACCTTTCCTTTGCAATCCCCCTTGCGGTATGGAACCTCACCACTTTAATGAAATCCCTGCCTTTCGACCTCGAAGAGGCCGCCATGATCGATGGCTGCACAAAATGGCAAGCATTTCGTCGGGTTTTGCTCCCCTTGGCTGCTCCTGGAGTCTTCACCACAGCGATCCTGACATTCATTCACAGTTGGAATGAATTCATCATTGCACTATCTATGATCAACGATCCAAAAGTTCAGACCGCTACGGTCGCAATTTCCAAGTTCACCGGCGCCACTGAATTCCAGGCACCCTTCGGCGAGCAAATGGCCGCCGGCGTAATCGTGACAATACCGTTGGTGATTATGGTGCTGATATTCCAACGCCGCATCGTTGAAGGACTCACCGCAGGTGCCAACAAGTGA
- a CDS encoding alpha-amylase family glycosyl hydrolase, translated as MSSHPLAVGQETRSIPTTEWWESAVIYQVYPRSFADGDGDGVGDLSGLIAKLPYIAELGVEGIWITPFQPSPQIDQGYDVSDYCGVDPLFGTMEEFDELLDLAHSLKLHILLDVVPNHCSSEHPLFQQALRAAPGSPERDMFHFVTPSEDADNQDSETSAPPNNWQSVFGGPAWSRANPESTTDRDWYLHLFSAEQPDWNWRNLAVGDYFEAVLRFWFDKGVDGLRIDVAHALFKAKGLPDSVSGSGVVDGLRSNAQVSDQEEVHEVYRRWRLLAEQYQPHRLLVGEVNLEPERAARYTRADEMQQAFAFAFVKLGWDPNTWAAVGNELEAARQLHGATPTWALENHDIVRTVTRFGGGELGSLRSRAAIVALLGLPGPAYLYQGQELGLSEVDVPIRARVDPMWARGGVCRDGARIPLPWTQSPAQNHGFTLKEQTTARPAEPWLPVPPHWGVHAVELQQQDPGSTLNLTKRCLSIRRKLWAHGVFTTNDGGHWRVDPGNLLICERNDQFLVAIAMGTEAASLPPGTVLFSAVPLLDAGWLQPNNAAWILRE; from the coding sequence GTGAGCTCACATCCGCTGGCTGTGGGTCAAGAAACCCGCAGCATTCCCACCACTGAGTGGTGGGAATCTGCAGTTATTTACCAGGTCTACCCGCGTTCGTTCGCGGATGGCGACGGTGACGGTGTGGGAGATCTTTCAGGGCTCATAGCCAAGCTGCCCTACATTGCGGAACTGGGCGTGGAGGGTATCTGGATCACCCCATTCCAGCCCTCCCCACAAATAGACCAGGGTTACGACGTCAGCGACTACTGCGGGGTGGACCCCCTGTTTGGCACCATGGAAGAATTCGATGAACTCCTGGACCTAGCCCATTCGTTGAAACTTCACATTCTGCTAGATGTTGTACCCAACCATTGCTCATCCGAACACCCACTGTTCCAGCAGGCGCTCAGGGCTGCGCCGGGGTCTCCAGAGCGGGACATGTTTCACTTTGTCACCCCGTCGGAAGACGCTGACAACCAGGATTCAGAGACCAGCGCACCACCAAACAACTGGCAGAGCGTCTTTGGCGGTCCGGCATGGAGCCGGGCCAACCCAGAATCTACAACAGATAGAGACTGGTATCTGCATCTTTTTTCGGCCGAGCAGCCGGACTGGAACTGGCGCAACCTAGCTGTGGGTGACTACTTCGAAGCTGTCCTTCGTTTCTGGTTTGACAAAGGCGTCGATGGTCTACGTATCGACGTCGCGCATGCACTCTTCAAAGCCAAAGGGTTACCTGACTCGGTCTCCGGAAGTGGGGTTGTGGACGGTTTGCGATCTAACGCACAGGTTTCGGATCAAGAAGAGGTCCATGAGGTCTACAGGCGCTGGCGCCTGCTTGCGGAGCAATATCAGCCTCATCGTTTACTGGTCGGAGAGGTCAACTTAGAACCAGAACGTGCAGCTCGTTATACCAGAGCGGATGAGATGCAGCAGGCTTTCGCCTTTGCGTTCGTTAAACTCGGCTGGGATCCAAACACCTGGGCAGCAGTGGGAAATGAGCTAGAGGCAGCCCGCCAACTTCATGGTGCCACGCCAACATGGGCACTTGAGAATCACGATATTGTCCGCACCGTCACCCGCTTTGGTGGCGGAGAGCTGGGTAGTCTCAGGTCCCGTGCAGCCATAGTGGCGCTGCTTGGTTTACCCGGGCCCGCATACCTATATCAGGGCCAAGAACTTGGCTTGTCTGAGGTGGATGTCCCGATTCGGGCCCGCGTCGATCCGATGTGGGCTCGCGGCGGTGTTTGTCGTGATGGTGCACGAATTCCACTGCCATGGACCCAAAGTCCGGCCCAAAACCACGGTTTCACTTTGAAAGAACAAACAACGGCACGGCCCGCAGAGCCATGGCTGCCAGTCCCGCCGCACTGGGGTGTGCATGCGGTTGAGCTGCAGCAACAAGATCCCGGATCCACGCTTAACCTCACAAAGAGATGCCTCTCAATACGTCGAAAGCTTTGGGCTCATGGAGTTTTTACCACAAACGACGGCGGTCATTGGCGGGTAGACCCGGGAAATCTGCTGATCTGCGAACGCAACGATCAGTTCTTGGTGGCTATTGCGATGGGCACCGAAGCTGCAAGCCTCCCACCCGGCACTGTCTTATTCAGTGCCGTGCCACTGCTTGATGCCGGTTGGCTGCAACCAAACAATGCAGCGTGGATACTGCGGGAATAA